The following proteins are co-located in the Wenzhouxiangella marina genome:
- a CDS encoding serine hydrolase, translating to MQHKSALSVTILLASAFFSAPSAANWTDAVDQRIAGDRSGVCLVATRIQDEVEHAASCADAGVDRELDARSRFEIGSISKALQGLLVAVLVERGELDLDQPVAEIWAEQTIPGDSEAPIRLRHLLTHTSGLPRLPTGFVPADMSNPYDGFDRSALLEALANTELEAKPGEAFAYSNFGAMLLAQALVDLTGQGLEALFDRHVFGPLGMEDTGLSGPTVQGHDASGEAVPNWDFDGDLGGVGAIRSTPADMAKWLVALLRPEGSELAAALERSQQALIEVGGQTVGYGWLHLPLGDGQVLAHDGGTGGFSSFAVVDPGHERASLILMDTSMLMQNSLADLAFHLIDPDYPLASPQRPALAAEGEVLEHYVGRYGLYQGDEPFLGDFTLDFTVDQGELLIQASVGGQVQPRIPLSSEGEGRFVQADLDLSIEFERDAAGQVVGLDFQQGPLSLDGRRQ from the coding sequence ATGCAACATAAAAGCGCGCTTTCTGTCACGATCCTGCTGGCTTCAGCATTCTTTTCAGCGCCATCGGCCGCAAACTGGACGGACGCGGTCGACCAGAGAATTGCTGGCGATCGCTCCGGCGTCTGTCTCGTGGCGACTCGTATCCAGGATGAGGTCGAGCATGCCGCGAGCTGCGCCGACGCAGGCGTTGATCGGGAGCTCGACGCGCGGTCGCGCTTCGAGATCGGCTCCATCTCCAAGGCCCTGCAGGGGCTGCTGGTCGCCGTGCTGGTCGAGCGTGGCGAGCTCGATCTTGACCAGCCCGTGGCCGAGATCTGGGCGGAACAGACGATTCCCGGTGACTCCGAGGCACCGATCCGTCTTCGTCATCTGCTGACCCATACCTCGGGCCTGCCGCGTCTGCCGACGGGCTTTGTTCCGGCGGACATGAGCAATCCTTACGACGGCTTCGATCGATCCGCCTTGCTGGAGGCGCTGGCGAACACCGAGCTCGAGGCGAAGCCGGGCGAGGCCTTTGCCTACTCCAACTTCGGCGCCATGCTGCTGGCACAGGCCCTGGTCGATCTGACCGGCCAGGGGCTGGAGGCGCTCTTCGATCGGCATGTCTTCGGCCCGTTGGGCATGGAAGACACGGGCCTGAGCGGCCCCACGGTGCAGGGCCATGACGCCAGTGGCGAGGCGGTGCCGAACTGGGACTTCGATGGCGATCTCGGTGGCGTTGGCGCGATCCGCTCCACGCCGGCGGACATGGCCAAGTGGCTGGTCGCCCTGCTTCGACCCGAAGGCAGCGAGCTGGCAGCGGCGCTCGAGCGTTCGCAGCAGGCTCTGATCGAGGTCGGCGGACAGACCGTCGGCTATGGCTGGTTGCATCTCCCGCTCGGTGATGGGCAGGTCCTCGCCCATGACGGCGGCACGGGTGGCTTCTCGAGTTTCGCTGTCGTGGATCCCGGGCACGAGCGAGCGTCCCTGATCCTGATGGACACGAGCATGCTGATGCAGAACAGCCTGGCGGATCTGGCCTTCCATCTGATCGATCCCGACTACCCCCTGGCTTCGCCACAGCGTCCGGCCCTGGCTGCCGAAGGCGAAGTGCTGGAGCATTATGTCGGTCGCTACGGCCTCTATCAGGGCGACGAGCCCTTCTTGGGTGACTTCACTCTGGATTTCACCGTCGATCAGGGTGAACTGCTGATCCAGGCCAGCGTCGGGGGTCAGGTCCAGCCGCGCATTCCCCTGAGCTCCGAGGGTGAAGGGCGCTTCGTGCAGGCGGATCTGGACCTGAGCATCGAATTCGAACGCGATGCCGCTGGACAGGTCGTCGGTCTGGATTTTCAGCAGGGGCCATTGAGCCTCGATGGTCGCCGTCAGTAA
- a CDS encoding sensor histidine kinase translates to MDSFDLNQHLPAEVAAGRPGWWLAYRRYPVFSWPWVWRRALFIGLFILAWGALSGLGHYAAGGSASEATELSLVFVLGFAVMVNAGPLLAAGVRHGLPTPRFEQGGVLLALLVGLVLAFLADSWSSGRIMAITGERFDREMSGSALLLNWLVLLVLYSLIGGGLALRAYLSEGRRLAEFRQQQALADLRADKLATDQQLAVLQAQVEPHFLFNTLASIRSELRRSPDQAEQTLDALCDYLRSAIPRLRDGSASAASTLVEQVELCRHYLDVMRGRMGERLSCRIDMEEALNPVAFPPFLLLSLVENAIKHGLEPKPEGGEVIIRVEALTESGDRLRVEVIDSGVGLGHTVGHGVGLSNVHEQLRLRYGDAARLRLESRPGGGVRASIELPMESPS, encoded by the coding sequence ATGGATTCCTTCGACCTCAATCAGCATCTGCCGGCGGAAGTCGCCGCCGGCAGGCCGGGCTGGTGGCTGGCCTACCGCCGCTACCCGGTCTTCTCCTGGCCCTGGGTCTGGCGGCGGGCGCTGTTCATCGGCCTGTTCATCCTGGCCTGGGGCGCGCTGTCGGGACTGGGACACTATGCCGCCGGCGGCAGTGCCTCGGAGGCCACGGAGTTGAGCCTGGTCTTCGTTCTCGGTTTCGCCGTGATGGTCAACGCCGGACCGCTGCTGGCGGCGGGTGTTCGCCATGGCCTGCCGACGCCGCGCTTCGAGCAGGGCGGCGTGCTGCTGGCACTGTTGGTCGGCCTGGTGCTGGCCTTCCTGGCCGACAGCTGGTCCTCGGGCCGGATCATGGCGATCACGGGCGAGCGCTTCGACCGTGAGATGAGCGGTAGCGCACTGCTGCTCAACTGGCTGGTCCTGCTGGTCCTGTACTCCCTGATTGGCGGCGGCCTGGCGCTGCGGGCCTACCTGAGCGAGGGGCGGCGCCTGGCCGAGTTCCGTCAGCAGCAGGCCCTGGCCGATCTACGCGCCGACAAGCTGGCGACCGATCAGCAGCTCGCGGTCCTGCAGGCACAGGTCGAGCCGCACTTCCTGTTCAACACCCTGGCCAGTATCCGATCGGAGCTGCGGCGTTCGCCGGATCAGGCCGAGCAGACCCTGGATGCGCTCTGCGACTATCTGCGATCGGCCATACCGCGCCTGCGCGATGGCAGTGCCTCGGCTGCAAGCACCCTGGTCGAGCAAGTCGAACTCTGTCGGCACTACCTCGATGTCATGCGTGGTCGTATGGGCGAGCGCCTGTCCTGTCGCATCGACATGGAGGAAGCGCTGAACCCCGTCGCCTTCCCTCCGTTTCTCCTGCTTTCGCTGGTGGAGAACGCGATCAAGCACGGTCTCGAACCCAAGCCCGAGGGTGGCGAGGTGATCATTCGGGTCGAAGCCTTGACGGAGAGCGGCGATCGCCTGCGTGTCGAGGTGATCGACAGCGGCGTCGGCCTGGGTCACACGGTCGGCCACGGTGTCGGTCTGAGCAATGTGCATGAACAGCTGCGCCTGCGCTATGGGGATGCGGCCCGTCTTCGCCTCGAATCCCGTCCGGGCGGCGGCGTGAGGGCCAGCATCGAACTGCCGATGGAGAGCCCGTCATGA
- a CDS encoding LytR/AlgR family response regulator transcription factor, whose protein sequence is MSPVRILIAEDERAQREHLIALIDALWPEAELVAACGDGDSALAALERDKPQVLFLDIRMPGASGIDVARSASGRAHVVLTTAYEQYAIQAFEAGALDYLLKPVTADRLAATIQRLRARLNAAPPDIGALLASLDERLGQPAVERLKWITATQGDTVRLLAVEDVLFFRASDKYVRVVTAEEEALVRMSLKELEDRLDPEHFWRIHRSVLVAAPAVSHIEKDELGRWHARLRGHAEALPVSDSARSRFRGM, encoded by the coding sequence ATGAGCCCGGTACGAATCCTGATCGCCGAAGACGAGCGCGCCCAGCGCGAGCATCTCATCGCTCTGATCGACGCCCTCTGGCCCGAGGCCGAACTGGTTGCCGCCTGCGGCGACGGCGACTCGGCCCTGGCGGCGCTCGAGCGTGACAAACCCCAGGTGCTCTTCCTGGACATCCGGATGCCGGGCGCCAGCGGCATCGATGTGGCCCGCTCGGCCAGCGGCCGGGCCCACGTCGTGCTGACCACGGCCTACGAGCAGTACGCGATCCAGGCCTTCGAGGCCGGCGCCCTGGACTACCTGCTCAAGCCGGTCACCGCCGATCGCCTGGCCGCCACCATCCAGCGCCTGCGTGCGCGCCTGAACGCGGCGCCTCCCGATATCGGCGCCCTGCTCGCCTCCCTCGATGAGCGTCTCGGACAGCCCGCGGTCGAGCGCCTGAAATGGATCACGGCCACCCAGGGTGACACGGTTCGTCTGCTGGCCGTCGAAGACGTGCTCTTCTTCCGCGCCAGCGACAAGTACGTCCGTGTCGTGACCGCCGAAGAAGAAGCGCTGGTCCGCATGAGCCTAAAGGAACTGGAAGATCGCCTCGATCCGGAGCACTTCTGGCGCATCCACCGCTCGGTGCTGGTGGCGGCACCCGCCGTCTCCCACATCGAAAAGGACGAACTGGGGCGCTGGCATGCCCGTTTGCGCGGGCATGCGGAAGCCCTGCCGGTCAGTGATTCGGCGCGGTCGAGATTTCGAGGGATGTAG
- a CDS encoding protein adenylyltransferase SelO, with protein sequence MPIRFQNRYAELPDVFRARVDPTPVADPEWVAFNRSLAEELGLDANWLAGPDGLAMLSGNARHRSSLPVAQAYAGHQFANWVPRLGDGRALLLGEVETPRGRLVDLQLKGSGPTPFSRGGDGRSSIGPAVREYLATETMAALGIPTTRALSVISTGEMVMRERPEPGGVMCRVASSHVRIGSFEYLARNGLGEQVQTLADFIIDRHDPDLAGQADRYQRLFDRVVSRTMTLVAQWMSVGFVHGVMNTDNMALSGETLDYGPFGFLDRFHPDTAFSYIDRRGRYAWGRQPTIAHWNLARLAECLLPLFDADPNRALEFANERLQRIPREFDKAFHARLRAKIGLREASSGNDALALDLLDRMAGQEADMTLLFRALTDLDLEPGEADLKARQWFRDPESFDLWARDWRQALRAEGGDHAARRQAMKQVNPAFILRNHLAQRVADAAVEDLDFAPLHEMLKVFARPYEDQPEHAHYQRPPKAEEVVANTFCGT encoded by the coding sequence ATGCCGATTCGATTCCAGAACCGCTACGCCGAATTGCCGGACGTCTTCCGGGCTCGCGTCGATCCCACACCGGTGGCCGATCCGGAATGGGTCGCGTTCAATCGTTCACTGGCCGAGGAACTCGGTCTGGATGCGAACTGGCTTGCCGGGCCCGACGGCCTGGCCATGCTGTCCGGCAATGCGCGGCACCGCAGCAGCCTGCCCGTTGCCCAGGCCTATGCCGGGCACCAGTTCGCGAACTGGGTCCCTCGGCTTGGCGACGGCCGCGCACTGCTTCTCGGTGAGGTCGAAACGCCGAGAGGCCGACTGGTCGATCTGCAGCTGAAGGGCTCGGGACCCACGCCGTTCTCCCGAGGGGGTGACGGGCGCTCCTCCATCGGGCCTGCCGTGCGCGAGTACCTGGCCACCGAGACCATGGCCGCCCTCGGCATCCCGACCACGCGCGCCTTGTCGGTGATCTCGACCGGTGAGATGGTGATGCGGGAGCGGCCCGAACCCGGCGGCGTGATGTGCCGGGTGGCCTCTAGCCACGTGCGCATCGGCAGCTTCGAATACCTGGCTCGCAACGGCCTGGGCGAACAGGTGCAGACCCTGGCCGACTTCATCATCGACCGCCATGATCCCGATCTGGCCGGCCAGGCCGATCGCTACCAACGGCTGTTCGACCGGGTGGTGTCTCGCACGATGACCCTGGTCGCCCAGTGGATGTCGGTGGGTTTCGTGCATGGGGTGATGAACACCGACAATATGGCCCTGTCCGGCGAAACCCTTGACTACGGCCCCTTCGGCTTCCTCGACCGCTTCCACCCCGACACGGCCTTCAGCTACATCGACCGCCGAGGCCGCTACGCCTGGGGACGACAACCCACGATCGCGCACTGGAACCTGGCCCGCCTGGCCGAATGCCTGCTGCCCCTGTTCGATGCGGATCCCAATCGGGCGCTGGAGTTCGCCAACGAACGCCTCCAGCGAATCCCTCGAGAATTCGATAAGGCCTTCCATGCCCGCCTGCGCGCCAAGATCGGCCTGCGGGAAGCCTCGAGTGGCAACGATGCCCTCGCCCTGGACCTGCTCGATCGAATGGCCGGGCAGGAGGCCGACATGACCCTGCTGTTCCGCGCTCTGACCGATCTCGACCTGGAGCCCGGCGAAGCCGACCTGAAGGCCAGACAGTGGTTCCGGGATCCCGAGAGCTTCGACCTCTGGGCCAGGGATTGGCGCCAGGCACTGCGCGCCGAAGGCGGCGATCACGCCGCTCGCCGGCAGGCCATGAAGCAGGTCAACCCGGCCTTCATCCTGCGCAACCACCTGGCGCAACGCGTCGCCGACGCCGCCGTCGAAGACCTGGATTTCGCACCGCTCCACGAGATGCTGAAGGTCTTCGCCCGCCCCTATGAGGACCAGCCCGAGCACGCGCATTACCAGAGGCCGCCGAAGGCCGAAGAAGTGGTGGCGAATACCTTTTGTGGCACTTGA
- a CDS encoding fasciclin domain-containing protein, whose protein sequence is MFIRKAFFTLALILVAISPFASADHHGGSMKKNIVETAVSAGNFNTLVAAVQAAGLVDTLSGEGPFTVFAPTDEAFAKIPADDLQAILADTELLTSILTYHVVAGKVMASDVVNLDSATTVQGSDVDIEVTDEGVKIDGALVTVTDIETSNGVIHVIDTVITP, encoded by the coding sequence ATGTTCATTCGCAAAGCTTTTTTCACTCTGGCCCTGATTCTGGTGGCGATCAGCCCCTTCGCGAGCGCTGACCATCACGGCGGCTCGATGAAGAAGAACATCGTTGAAACCGCCGTCAGTGCCGGCAACTTCAACACCTTGGTCGCGGCCGTGCAGGCTGCAGGCCTGGTCGACACCCTGTCAGGCGAAGGCCCGTTCACGGTCTTCGCGCCCACCGACGAAGCCTTCGCCAAGATCCCCGCTGATGATCTGCAGGCCATCCTGGCCGATACCGAACTGCTGACCTCGATCCTCACCTATCACGTTGTCGCCGGGAAGGTCATGGCCTCGGACGTGGTCAACCTGGACAGCGCCACCACCGTGCAGGGGTCGGACGTGGACATCGAAGTGACCGACGAAGGCGTCAAGATCGACGGCGCCCTGGTCACCGTCACGGACATCGAAACCAGCAATGGCGTCATCCACGTGATCGATACCGTCATCACGCCTTGA
- a CDS encoding S8 family serine peptidase yields the protein MTVSKLLAGALIGAVGLASAMSAVAEDNRYIVQFAPGAAGNGKAAIQAAGGRIERDLTQHSINAVAITIPSQALEALSNNPNVVNVEVDERVYPMADQVPFGIPMVQADLVSDAFVGNQKVCIIDSGYQIGHSDLQSTNVTGDFLAGSGDPFIDSCGHGTHVAGTIAALANGSGVVGVMPSGNIALHIVKVFGDDNWTSGSCGWSYNSDLIAAAYECRDAGATVINMSLGGGGATSAAAQAFQDLADQGILSIAAAGNDGTTQMSYPASYDAVVSVGAIDVNGNLGSFSQRNSQVELAAPGVDVISTVPYTAATVNVDRDYTVSAMDRSAQTTASGGLVDGGLCTSAGNWSGQVVLCERGSVSFSEKVSAVEAGGGVAAIVYNNEPGGFGGLLDCKGNPNSACSSIPAVSMSQADGQSLVANQLGASAFVSTVYTAPADGYDSYNGTSMATPHVAAVAALVWSYAPDMTVPEIRQLLTSTALDLGTPGRDNDFGFGLVQAQAAIDALGGGGPDPDPNAAPTAAFSFSCNELACSFDGSGSSDSDGSIASYSWNFGDGNGASGASASHSFAADGSYSVTLTVTDNDGASDSVTQQVTVATNGGGGDPSGIELTGVGYKVQGRWRADLSWSGAQGGSVDIVRNGSVVTTTANDGAYTDATSFKGGGTLTYQVCEAGTSNCSATVTLIY from the coding sequence ATGACCGTTTCCAAACTTCTGGCCGGCGCACTCATCGGTGCTGTCGGTCTGGCCTCTGCCATGTCCGCCGTGGCCGAAGACAACCGCTACATTGTCCAGTTCGCACCCGGCGCTGCTGGCAATGGCAAGGCCGCCATCCAGGCCGCCGGTGGCCGCATCGAGCGTGATCTCACCCAGCACAGCATCAATGCCGTGGCCATCACCATTCCGAGCCAGGCCCTCGAGGCCCTGAGCAACAATCCGAACGTCGTCAACGTCGAAGTGGACGAGCGCGTCTACCCGATGGCCGATCAGGTTCCCTTCGGTATTCCGATGGTTCAAGCCGATCTGGTCAGCGATGCCTTTGTCGGCAACCAGAAGGTCTGCATCATCGATTCCGGTTACCAGATCGGGCACTCCGATCTCCAGTCGACCAACGTGACCGGTGATTTCCTCGCCGGCAGCGGCGACCCGTTCATCGATTCCTGCGGTCACGGCACGCACGTGGCCGGCACCATCGCGGCCCTGGCCAACGGCTCGGGCGTGGTCGGGGTGATGCCCAGCGGCAATATCGCCCTGCATATCGTCAAGGTCTTCGGTGACGACAACTGGACCTCCGGTTCCTGTGGCTGGAGCTACAACTCCGATCTGATCGCCGCCGCCTACGAGTGTCGCGACGCCGGTGCCACGGTCATCAACATGTCCCTCGGCGGTGGCGGTGCCACCTCGGCTGCGGCCCAGGCCTTCCAGGACCTGGCCGATCAGGGCATCCTGTCCATCGCGGCTGCCGGCAATGACGGCACGACCCAGATGAGCTATCCGGCCTCCTACGACGCCGTGGTTTCCGTGGGCGCCATCGACGTCAACGGCAACCTCGGCAGCTTCTCCCAGCGCAACAGCCAGGTGGAATTGGCCGCGCCGGGCGTGGACGTGATCAGCACGGTCCCCTACACCGCAGCGACCGTGAACGTCGATCGCGACTACACCGTCTCGGCGATGGATCGTTCGGCGCAGACTACCGCCAGCGGTGGCCTGGTCGATGGCGGCCTGTGCACCTCGGCCGGCAACTGGTCCGGTCAGGTCGTGCTCTGCGAGCGCGGTAGCGTCAGCTTCAGCGAGAAGGTCTCCGCCGTCGAGGCCGGTGGCGGCGTCGCGGCCATCGTCTATAACAACGAGCCGGGCGGATTCGGCGGCCTGCTGGATTGCAAGGGCAACCCGAACAGTGCCTGCTCGTCGATTCCGGCGGTCAGCATGAGCCAGGCCGACGGTCAGAGCCTGGTCGCCAACCAGCTGGGCGCCTCGGCCTTCGTGTCGACGGTCTACACCGCGCCGGCCGATGGCTATGACTCCTACAACGGCACCTCGATGGCGACCCCGCACGTGGCCGCTGTCGCAGCCCTGGTCTGGAGCTACGCCCCGGACATGACCGTTCCCGAGATTCGTCAGCTGCTGACGTCCACCGCCCTGGATCTGGGCACGCCGGGTCGCGACAACGACTTCGGCTTCGGTCTGGTCCAGGCGCAGGCGGCCATTGACGCTCTGGGTGGCGGTGGTCCCGATCCGGACCCGAATGCGGCGCCGACGGCAGCCTTCAGCTTCAGCTGCAACGAACTGGCCTGCAGCTTCGATGGTTCCGGCAGCTCGGATTCCGATGGCAGCATCGCCAGCTACAGCTGGAACTTCGGTGATGGCAACGGCGCCAGCGGCGCGTCCGCCAGCCACAGCTTCGCGGCCGACGGCAGCTACTCGGTCACCCTGACCGTCACCGACAACGACGGTGCCAGCGACTCGGTCACCCAGCAGGTGACGGTGGCCACCAATGGTGGTGGCGGAGATCCGAGCGGCATCGAGCTGACGGGTGTGGGCTACAAGGTCCAGGGACGCTGGCGTGCGGACCTGAGCTGGAGTGGTGCCCAGGGCGGCAGCGTCGACATCGTTCGTAACGGGTCTGTCGTGACCACGACGGCCAACGATGGCGCCTACACTGATGCGACGAGCTTCAAGGGTGGTGGCACCCTGACCTATCAGGTCTGCGAAGCCGGCACCAGCAACTGCTCGGCAACGGTGACCCTGATCTACTGA
- a CDS encoding FAD-binding domain-containing protein — translation MHPTRKAGLDRLKEFLPRAGRDYARERNHDHGPGRHDRVSALSPWIRYRLITEQEVLARVLEQHSVTAAEKFVQEVCWRSYWKGWLQMRPSVWRDFLSERTRAVHRIEGNGGLARALEQAEAGQTGIEGFDDWAKELIETGYLHNHARMWFASIWIFTLKLPWTLGADFFLRHLIDADPASNTLSWRWVAGLQTQGKTYLARPDNIEKFTAGRFRPAGLATEAPALDGPSPPPPGPLPPALRAEAPMDGPALLLLTPEDLHPESLLPGSAEIAGLLGARGVHSLSSWPWGEQARRFVSGALDDALGRASEHFGLSGRALETLDAAMLVDACRDAGVDRIVTADAPVGPVDDALDQLELQLEKEGIQLERRRREWDALAWPQATKGFFPFKKKIPALLDAVGLGDRQGLLDLGA, via the coding sequence ATGCACCCCACCCGCAAGGCCGGCCTGGATCGACTGAAGGAATTTCTGCCCCGTGCGGGACGCGACTATGCCCGCGAGCGCAACCACGATCACGGACCCGGCCGGCACGACCGGGTCTCGGCACTTTCGCCCTGGATCCGCTACCGCCTGATCACCGAACAGGAGGTGCTCGCCCGGGTGCTGGAGCAACACTCCGTGACCGCCGCGGAAAAATTCGTCCAGGAGGTCTGCTGGCGCAGCTACTGGAAGGGCTGGCTGCAGATGCGCCCTTCCGTGTGGCGTGATTTTCTTTCCGAGCGGACTCGAGCGGTGCATCGGATCGAGGGCAATGGCGGCCTGGCCAGGGCCCTGGAACAAGCCGAAGCCGGGCAGACCGGCATCGAGGGTTTCGATGATTGGGCAAAGGAGCTGATCGAGACCGGCTACCTGCACAACCACGCCCGGATGTGGTTCGCCTCGATCTGGATTTTCACCCTGAAGCTGCCCTGGACCCTGGGCGCCGACTTCTTTCTGCGGCATCTGATCGACGCCGATCCGGCGTCCAACACCCTGAGCTGGCGCTGGGTCGCCGGCCTGCAGACCCAGGGAAAGACCTACCTGGCCCGCCCCGACAACATCGAGAAGTTCACCGCCGGCCGCTTTCGTCCCGCCGGCCTTGCGACCGAAGCCCCGGCACTGGACGGCCCCAGCCCGCCGCCACCGGGGCCACTGCCGCCGGCGCTTCGGGCCGAAGCCCCGATGGACGGGCCGGCGCTTCTGTTGCTGACGCCCGAAGATCTGCATCCGGAATCCCTGCTGCCCGGATCGGCGGAAATCGCCGGTCTGTTGGGTGCCCGAGGGGTTCACAGCCTGTCATCCTGGCCCTGGGGTGAGCAGGCTCGGCGTTTCGTGAGCGGCGCCCTGGACGATGCCCTGGGGCGTGCCAGCGAGCACTTCGGTCTGAGCGGCAGAGCGCTCGAGACCCTGGATGCCGCCATGCTCGTCGATGCCTGCCGAGACGCCGGCGTCGACCGGATCGTGACCGCCGATGCCCCGGTGGGTCCGGTCGACGACGCATTGGATCAGCTCGAGCTGCAGCTGGAAAAGGAAGGCATCCAGCTCGAACGCCGACGCCGCGAATGGGACGCCCTGGCCTGGCCGCAGGCGACCAAGGGCTTCTTCCCCTTCAAGAAGAAGATCCCGGCGCTGCTGGATGCCGTGGGTCTGGGTGATCGACAGGGGCTTCTCGATCTGGGTGCGTGA
- a CDS encoding thiol-disulfide oxidoreductase DCC family protein → MARELTVYFDGACPLCQREIALMRRLDRRRRIAFIDVSRPDASCPIDREALLARFHAREGEVMHDGAAAFAAMWRQIPLLRPLGLLAKHRWMLAVLEWTYLRFLTIRPRLQRLFD, encoded by the coding sequence ATGGCTCGGGAACTTACGGTCTATTTCGATGGCGCCTGCCCCCTATGCCAACGGGAAATTGCCCTGATGCGTCGCCTCGACCGTCGCCGTCGAATCGCCTTCATTGACGTCAGTCGTCCGGACGCGAGCTGTCCCATCGACCGCGAAGCGCTGCTGGCCCGCTTCCATGCCCGTGAGGGTGAAGTCATGCACGATGGCGCTGCGGCCTTTGCCGCCATGTGGCGACAGATCCCCTTGCTGCGTCCCCTGGGTCTGCTGGCGAAGCACCGCTGGATGCTCGCCGTACTGGAATGGACTTACCTGCGTTTTCTGACGATTCGCCCCCGACTCCAGCGCTTGTTCGATTGA